The window CCGTAGGTCGCCAGGCCGACGTCCTCCGGCTTGAGCTGCGAGCGGCGGGTCTGCAGGAACTCGCCGAGCTGTCGTTTCGCGTTCACATCACGAAGTATTCGGCCGTCCGCGGCCGCCAGCCACACCCTGTGAGGGACACCCTCACCGGCTGCGGCGCGGCAGCTTCCAGTCCGGCCGCGGGAAGTGGCAGGTGTAGCCGTTCGGGATGCGCTCCAGGTAGTCCTGGTGCTCCGGCTCGGCCTCCCAGAACGGACCGGCCGCGGTCACCTCGGTGACCACCTTGCCCGGCCACAGCCCGGACGCGTCGACGTCGGCGATGGTGTCCTCGGCGATGCGCTTCTGCTCGTCACCGTCGTAGAAGATCGCCGACCGGTAGCTGTCGCCGATGTCGTTGCCCTGCCGGTTCAGGGTGGTCGGGTCGTGGATCTGGAAGAAGAACTCGAGCACATCCCGGTACGACGTGACCGCCGGATCGAAGATGATCTCGATGGCCTCGGCGTGGCCGGCGTGGTTGCGGTAGGTCGCGTTCTCCACGTGGCCACCGGTGTAGCCGACCCGCGTGGTCAGCACTCCGGGACGCTTGCGGATCAGGTCCTGCATCCCCCAGAAACAGCCACCGGCCAGAACCGCCTTCTCGGCTGCCATCGTGCACCCCTCTCGTCGTCGTGCCCGTCCAGCATGCCCGATCACCCTCCGAGGCCGCGTGCGCGCTCCCATGCCGTTGGAAACAGTGTTCCCGCGAAACGTCGAGCGGATTGACTGACGCTCGATTTGTGTATGGCGACTAGATTACTGTCATGTCAGTGTTCGACCGCGGCACGGAGTATCTCAGCGTGCTGCGAAGGTGTGGGGCGGCCACCACGGTGACCGACGATGAGTTCACCATTCTCTTGGCGCAGCGATACCGGCTGGGCACTCCACTGCGCGACGTTGAATGCGAACTCGCGTCCGACCATCCACAATGCCATGTCGCATTCGTGATGGCGGCGGAAAACGGTGAGCACTGGTGGTGGGTGCGATGGAATCCGTTGTCGCACGAGGTTACCGCCATGGAAATATGTCCGGCGGTGTCCGGGCCCGGACAGGACGACTGCCTACTGCCGGAGGGCCATCCGGGCGGGCACAGCTTCGACTTTCTGCTCTGACCGGTTCAGCGGTCGACCCGTACCTCTGGAAACGCCTTGTGCGGGCCGTCGAGGAGAGGTTGCCGACGGCCGCACAGATGCCGGTCGAAGAAAGCGAGAGGATAAGCCTGCTGGATCCGGACCGCCCGGTCCGGGGCGAGAGTGCCGATCCATCCGGCGAGTTCTTCGTCGCTCATGTGGAGAATACGGGCCAGTTGCGGAATCAGCCATTGGTGATCGATGTATGACGAATGCACCGCACCCTCGGCACGCACGTCGCATTTCCAACCCCGCAGGTAGTGATTCCACACCTCGGCGACACTCGGTTCGGCGTCCCGGGTGTTCTCGGCGGTCATCAACATGAACGGCCTGTCGATCACGTCGACCGGTGGCTGCGCCTGCATCGGGCCGTCCAGGGCGAGCCCGGCCCGGACGCGCCGGTCGACGTTCATCGTGACGGCGGTCGCGGTGGCGCCCTTGGACCAGCCCGCCATGCCGACCCGGCGCAGGTCGAGGGCCGCCCCGAGACCGGCCGGCAGGGGCCGGTGCCCGGCGTCGGGGTTGCGGCCGGCCGCGATGTCCTCGATCCGGTCGAGTACGAAACGGACGTCGTCGCTGTGGTCCCACGGCGTGTAGCCGATCTCCTCAGACGGCACGGTGAGCCGGCCGTCCGGGAACTCGCCGTACCCGTCGTACGTGGTGTCCACGGTGACCACGACGAACCCGTGACTGGCGAGTTCCTGCACGATGATCGTCGCCTCGGCGCGGGTGCTGTCGTTGCCGTGCGAATACATGATCACCGGCAGCCTCTCCCGGGTCCGCAGCACGGGTGCGGCGAGGCGGGCGGCGGTGAGCGGGGCGGTCGCGGTGTCGGCGCCGAAGTCGGCCGAATCGAGCAGGGCCCGCCACGGGGCGGCGGGCAGCCACGGCACCCGGGGGTTCACGCTCGCCCCCGCCGGGTACCAGACACCGGCCATCAGCTCACGGCCCGGGCCGACCAGGTGCAGGGACACGGTGCCGATGCGGTGCGGCCCGGTAGGTCGGGGCAGCACGAGCCGCGGTGCGGTGGCCGTGGCCGCGTCGACCGGCAGCACGGCCAGGGTGGCGGCCGCGACGAGCAGGCCGCGACGGGACAGAGTGGGCTTCACTTTTCCTCCCGGG of the Actinoplanes sichuanensis genome contains:
- a CDS encoding alpha/beta hydrolase family protein is translated as MKPTLSRRGLLVAAATLAVLPVDAATATAPRLVLPRPTGPHRIGTVSLHLVGPGRELMAGVWYPAGASVNPRVPWLPAAPWRALLDSADFGADTATAPLTAARLAAPVLRTRERLPVIMYSHGNDSTRAEATIIVQELASHGFVVVTVDTTYDGYGEFPDGRLTVPSEEIGYTPWDHSDDVRFVLDRIEDIAAGRNPDAGHRPLPAGLGAALDLRRVGMAGWSKGATATAVTMNVDRRVRAGLALDGPMQAQPPVDVIDRPFMLMTAENTRDAEPSVAEVWNHYLRGWKCDVRAEGAVHSSYIDHQWLIPQLARILHMSDEELAGWIGTLAPDRAVRIQQAYPLAFFDRHLCGRRQPLLDGPHKAFPEVRVDR
- the msrA gene encoding peptide-methionine (S)-S-oxide reductase MsrA → MAAEKAVLAGGCFWGMQDLIRKRPGVLTTRVGYTGGHVENATYRNHAGHAEAIEIIFDPAVTSYRDVLEFFFQIHDPTTLNRQGNDIGDSYRSAIFYDGDEQKRIAEDTIADVDASGLWPGKVVTEVTAAGPFWEAEPEHQDYLERIPNGYTCHFPRPDWKLPRRSR